The genomic interval GGTCTTATATGTAAAATTCCTTTTTTATCACCCATAATATGTTTTGTTTTGGTGTCAATTTTTAAAATTTCTTTTGCTTTTTTAATTATGAAACCGGATAACACACCAAGCTGAAAAGCTTCTATGGGAGATTTTAAATTCTTTTTAATCAAAAGTTCATCTATAGCATTATCAAGCCCTTTTTGCCAGACATACATATCTCTTTGGCGGTCAAATTCTTTTAGAGCAAGAGCTAATTTATCTTTATTTCTTTGAATTACATTTAAAACTTTTTTTGCTTTTTCTTTAAAAACATCGTCCAAATCAGCACCGTTTATATCATAAGCAAAGTCTTTATCCGATATATTTGGCGGTGTGTTATCAAGTGGCGTTAAACCCATTCTTTCAATCTGCTTTTTAGAATATCCCCTAACAGTGCATCTACAATTCCAGCCGTTTGGCGGAAAGTTCTTTTTCCAAAACGGATCGTCTTTTTTTAAAATCACTCCGTGCATTGCTCTATGGCTTGCTCTTGTGTGACTATCCAAAACCGCGCTGTAGCGGTAGTATTCAAGGCTGCTTTCATCAAGGCTTTGTTTTCTGGCTCCGGCATAACTTGTCCTTATATTTGTATCAAATATCCTTTTTAAGCGGCGTGAGCCTACAAAAATATTTTTTACTTCACCGGTTTTTGGATTTTTAATTTCAACATCTCCCCACCAGCCGCTTTTTTTAAGGTGTGGGATAATGTCTTTTTTCCACTCATTAAAAGTTATTCCTTTGTGAAATGCAGTAGTTAAGGAGTTTTGCATATCTTTTAATAAATCAAGATTTGTCATTTTAGCTATAGTAAAAACTCTTTTATGCGCTTCATGAGCTATCTCATCATAATCAAAATGCACTTCGGGGCTTTTGGCTTTAAATTTTGATACCAAATCATCAGGTTTCGCAAAAAAATCAATCATCATAATTTCCTAAAATTTCAGCGTTTTGCAAGGCTTCAAACATATATTTTTCAAGCTCATCGGGAGAGATGTCACTATACATTTCATAGAGCTTGCTAAACGCTTCTTCGTAGGTCTCACTTTGTTTTAAAAATGTGTTTAGACTCTCTTTAATGTTTGTCTCAACACTCTTTAAAGGGTGTTTAAAATTCTCACTTTGCATAAAATTATCAAACCTGTCAAGCGGTTTTCTAATAGTCTTTGCATTTAGGCTTTTTGATTTTATGCCTTTTGGAAGAGGTAAATCAAACTCTTTTGCCATATCTTCAAGGTCCATTTCATATCCCAACGAACTTAAAATTTGAAGTGTTTGAGCTCTATCAAGCAGATTTTTATCTTTCTCAAATTGAATATTTAAATTTACTTTTTTTCCAAGTCTTGCATAAAAATTTCTAACAGTTCGGGTTGCAAATTTAATGTCTGCATCGATTATCTCAAAGCGGTTGTTTTCGTGAATTTTGCCTTGCGAGTAGCTTCCGTTTGAAGCTGTGTTTGAACTAAGCACTGAACCGTTTATACTTTTTGCAATTTCGGCGTCACAATAACGGATAAACTCCATAAAATCAGCTTGACTTCCGTGTCCTTCAAGCGTTTTTATGATATCTTGCGCGCCTAAAATGACATAGCTTCCGCTTCTTAGGTTTTCAAAGGCGTCGCTCATAGCCTTCAGCGTTTTATCATCCGCATTTTCGGTTTGTCCGATGAGCGGAGGAACGCCTAAAAACTCTGCAAATTTTAGATAAAGACTTAAAACGTAGTGTTTTGCATAGGTTATCCAAAGTGTTTTTAAAATTGCGGGCTTTGAAGTTATAGCTATAAAAAACGGCTCTTTTGCGACAAATCTTTTTTTGCCTATTTTAAGGGTCGGTTTATTTTCTTCAAACTCAATGTATTCTCTTCCAACAGTGCTTACTTTTAGCTTACCCTCTTCCAAATAAAGCTCTAAAAGTGAAAATCCAAAAAGCCTTGCTTCAATACTTGCTTTTATGATTTCTTCGATATTTTCGTCTTCATCTTCTCCTAAATCGTGTGTAAAGAATTTATTCAATATTGAATTCGTTCTTTTTTCGCATTCACTGCCAAGGCTTGTATCTTTGTCTATGAGAAGATTAAAAAGCGGGAAAAGCTCCTGCTGATTTTTGGTTAGTAGTGCAGCCCTTACTCTCCCGGCAGTTAGCTCCGTATAATAGCTCATATCGGTTTTAATGTAATCTCGTTTTGGTTTTAGAAAATCTTTTAGCATTTTTTATCTCCGTATATCATTTATTAAAAATTCTCCTTAAAAAGCTTTTTTTGTCATTGTATTTTTTAATAAAACTATTAACTTTTTCGTAGTCGAAATTGGGCGCTTTTGCTATACGCCATGCAAACTCAAGACTGTCAAGTCCGTCATCGTGGGCTGATTTTGGATAGGTATCAAGCTCATCTAAAAATGTAGTCGAGTTTTTATCTATTAAAATTATGCCGTTGTTGATTGGAGGCGTAAGACTATCAATCCTAAGCTCTTTTGCGACCGTGTTTTTTAAGGAAATAATAGGCAGATAAATTCCAAGCTCACTTGCTCTTTTTTCTATATAGTCTTTAAAAAACTCCTGAAAAGCCACGGTTTCAATGGCGATTTTTAAAGGGCGGTTAAGCCTTAAAATAGCGGCTGCTTCGCTTATAATTCTTTCTGCCATAAGCTCCGGCTTTAGCTTTTTCATCTTTACTTTTGCGTAAAATTTGCCATTAAAAAAGCCAAGAATGCAGACGCTAAAATAATCGCCTTTTGATTTTCCAAGGCTTGGATCTATTCCTATATAATATGCTTCACAAAGCGGCATTTCATCGAATGTTTGGTAAGAGCTAAAACTAAGCTCATCTTCGCTAAGCGGGATTTGTTGATATTCGCTTAAAAATGCGCCCTTGCTTGCTCTGTATTCAAGGACGTATTTGTTTTTATTAAGTTTTATATCGTCTAAAATAAATTCGTCCAAATTAAACTCTTCCAAATCAGGCGGAAACCTTAAAACCAAAGGAAAGGTAAAACACTTAAAATCAACTCTTTTTTCAAGGCGGTTAAGCAGGCAGTCATAATGAAGCGTTGTGCCGATTACTACTATGTTATATCTCTCATCATCACGTGCAGGAAGCTTCATAATGGCTTTTTCAAACCAGTCATAAAGCTTGTCTCTTTGGCTTTTGGTTTTTACATTTTCATCATTTTCCAAATCATCGCAAATAATTAAATCGGGTCTGAAACCGCGCCAGTTCTCGCCCCTTATTTTTGTTCCAGAGCCATAAACGCTTATTTTAAAAGCTTTTTTATCCGCATAAAATACTATTTCATCCTCAGTCCATTTTGAGCCTTTGTCAATGTTAAAATCCTCTATAAATTTTGTGTTTTCCTCAAGCTCTGTTTTTATAAATTCAAGCGTTTTTTTGGATAGATTGATAGTAGCCGATACGATTACGGCGTTTCTTTTTTTGCCTAAAACAGCCATTTCATAAAGCACAAAAAGCCTTGAAATAAGAGTTGTTTTTGCCGCACCTCTATAAGCTTTAAAAAGCATATTTCTATTTTCTTTTATGAGTTTTGAGCTGTTGTCATAGAAAAAATTTCTAAATTTTGAAGTTTCGGGTAATTTTACATGGTGATTAAAATAAAGGCTTACCATATCCCTAAAGCTTTTTTTGGCTTTTTTAATGCGGCTTTTTTGCAAAGGATCGGTAACTTTATAAAGTCCTTTTAATTTTGACCTTAAATCCTCTATCTCATTCATATTTTTAAGGTCCTTGCTAAAATTTCATCGGCATTTTTTGCCAAGAAATTCATCACCGCTTCGTTATTTTCTTTTTTAGCAATATCTGCTATTTGGCTTATTGCCTTGCTTATGCTTTCAAGGATTTTGGCTTTATCGTCCGTTTTTACAGGGGCTTTAAGTTTGTAGTAGGTGTCCGTGTATTCTTTTAGGATTTCAAGTTGTTCAGTGGGTTCAAGTTCTTTGATTTTGTCAAATGCAAGCTCAAAACTATTTATAAGAGTTAAAATAAACTCGTTTTCGCTTAGGCTTGCTTTTTTTCTGCTTGAATTTAGCGCCAGTGCGTCCCAGTCAATTCCATTGTTTAGATCTTCATTTTTTCTATTATATATAGTCTGCCTTGTTACGCCAAAAGTTGTGGCGATGTCTGTTACACTGAAGCCTTTTATATACATATTTCTTATTTCATCATTCATTTTATAAATTCCCATATCAAATTTTTATTATTTGCGTTTTTTAGGCTTTTTATCTCTTTTTTATATATTCATATGCAAAAGAAAAGATTTTAAATCCTAAACGCACCCTAAACACATTAAAACTCATTTTTAAAAATAATCTTTGTTTGGTTTTAAGGGTAAAAAATATTTTTGGTTTAAGTATAACTTTAAAAAAGTTTTGTTTCACTCTATATAACCCCTATTTAGAATGATTTTGATGAGTTTTTCACATACAATAACGCTAAAAATTAAAAAGGAGAAAGGCTTTGCAAAAAGGTGTAATAGAAAAACTCTTAAGCCTTAATTATAAAGACGGGGAACTGATAAAAGTAAGCCCCGTCGGGGAGGTAAAAGGGTTAGATGGCAGAGTTTTCAAAATAAATGCTGCTTCTTTGATAGAAACAATTCAAAAAAACAATCTTGACATCGTCCTAGACGAAAATCATAGCTTTGCAGGTGCAATAGGCTGGTTTGGCAAAGATAGTTTTGTGGAAAAAGAGGACGGTATCTATGCAAAACTTGAACTAAATGACAAAGGCAAAGAGCTTGTAGAAAAAAGAATTTACAGATATCTAAGCCCTGTGTTTGATACGGACGGAAGTGAGGTGACCGGACTTGACTCGGTCGGACTGGTAAATAGACCAAATTTACTTAACAACGCGCTAAATTTTAAAGGAGAAGAAATGAATGTAAAAGACAGCAGCGAATACAAAGAGCTTTTAAAAGAGCTTGAAAAAATCAAAAAAGAAAATGAAGCCCTTAAAAATGAACTTGAAAAGCTCAAAAAAGATAGCACACAAGAGAAAAATGAAAAAGCTGAAAATGAAAGCGATAAAAAAGAACTGAATACAAGACTTGAAAATATAGAAAGCAGCCTAAAAAGTATAACCGCTATTTTCGGCAAAAAAAATCTTGAGGCAAATGCAAAAGAGTCTTTGAGCGAAGCTGAAAAAAATATTGCAAATATGCTTGGGATTAGCGAAGATGAATATAAAGGAGCGAAATAATGGCACATTTTGAAGAGACGGCGATTGGATTTAAGGCGATTTTCCAAAAAACATTCAATGATACGAAAAGCGAAGCCGACGCTATGGCAATGCGAATCGTAAGTAACGATTTGAGCGAAAAATATGTTTGGCTTGGAAATTTTCCGATGATGAAATAGTGGGTTGGCGATAGAGATATTAAAAAATTCAAAGATTAC from Campylobacter hominis ATCC BAA-381 carries:
- a CDS encoding phage head morphogenesis protein, producing the protein MIDFFAKPDDLVSKFKAKSPEVHFDYDEIAHEAHKRVFTIAKMTNLDLLKDMQNSLTTAFHKGITFNEWKKDIIPHLKKSGWWGDVEIKNPKTGEVKNIFVGSRRLKRIFDTNIRTSYAGARKQSLDESSLEYYRYSAVLDSHTRASHRAMHGVILKKDDPFWKKNFPPNGWNCRCTVRGYSKKQIERMGLTPLDNTPPNISDKDFAYDINGADLDDVFKEKAKKVLNVIQRNKDKLALALKEFDRQRDMYVWQKGLDNAIDELLIKKNLKSPIEAFQLGVLSGFIIKKAKEILKIDTKTKHIMGDKKGILHIRPERKGAYSQDLRIDEIRQIVKVLNDKNTPVSLDISDNAIIFWFDDNMDKTKINKIVVDLNYNLKKFGVTNYMVTAGKINKQDMKHKEFIKIR
- a CDS encoding phage portal protein family protein encodes the protein MLKDFLKPKRDYIKTDMSYYTELTAGRVRAALLTKNQQELFPLFNLLIDKDTSLGSECEKRTNSILNKFFTHDLGEDEDENIEEIIKASIEARLFGFSLLELYLEEGKLKVSTVGREYIEFEENKPTLKIGKKRFVAKEPFFIAITSKPAILKTLWITYAKHYVLSLYLKFAEFLGVPPLIGQTENADDKTLKAMSDAFENLRSGSYVILGAQDIIKTLEGHGSQADFMEFIRYCDAEIAKSINGSVLSSNTASNGSYSQGKIHENNRFEIIDADIKFATRTVRNFYARLGKKVNLNIQFEKDKNLLDRAQTLQILSSLGYEMDLEDMAKEFDLPLPKGIKSKSLNAKTIRKPLDRFDNFMQSENFKHPLKSVETNIKESLNTFLKQSETYEEAFSKLYEMYSDISPDELEKYMFEALQNAEILGNYDD
- the terL gene encoding phage terminase large subunit; the protein is MNEIEDLRSKLKGLYKVTDPLQKSRIKKAKKSFRDMVSLYFNHHVKLPETSKFRNFFYDNSSKLIKENRNMLFKAYRGAAKTTLISRLFVLYEMAVLGKKRNAVIVSATINLSKKTLEFIKTELEENTKFIEDFNIDKGSKWTEDEIVFYADKKAFKISVYGSGTKIRGENWRGFRPDLIICDDLENDENVKTKSQRDKLYDWFEKAIMKLPARDDERYNIVVIGTTLHYDCLLNRLEKRVDFKCFTFPLVLRFPPDLEEFNLDEFILDDIKLNKNKYVLEYRASKGAFLSEYQQIPLSEDELSFSSYQTFDEMPLCEAYYIGIDPSLGKSKGDYFSVCILGFFNGKFYAKVKMKKLKPELMAERIISEAAAILRLNRPLKIAIETVAFQEFFKDYIEKRASELGIYLPIISLKNTVAKELRIDSLTPPINNGIILIDKNSTTFLDELDTYPKSAHDDGLDSLEFAWRIAKAPNFDYEKVNSFIKKYNDKKSFLRRIFNK
- a CDS encoding DUF1804 family protein yields the protein MNDEIRNMYIKGFSVTDIATTFGVTRQTIYNRKNEDLNNGIDWDALALNSSRKKASLSENEFILTLINSFELAFDKIKELEPTEQLEILKEYTDTYYKLKAPVKTDDKAKILESISKAISQIADIAKKENNEAVMNFLAKNADEILARTLKI
- a CDS encoding phage protease; translated protein: MQKGVIEKLLSLNYKDGELIKVSPVGEVKGLDGRVFKINAASLIETIQKNNLDIVLDENHSFAGAIGWFGKDSFVEKEDGIYAKLELNDKGKELVEKRIYRYLSPVFDTDGSEVTGLDSVGLVNRPNLLNNALNFKGEEMNVKDSSEYKELLKELEKIKKENEALKNELEKLKKDSTQEKNEKAENESDKKELNTRLENIESSLKSITAIFGKKNLEANAKESLSEAEKNIANMLGISEDEYKGAK